The following coding sequences are from one Sesamum indicum cultivar Zhongzhi No. 13 linkage group LG11, S_indicum_v1.0, whole genome shotgun sequence window:
- the LOC110012915 gene encoding uncharacterized protein LOC110012915 has translation MALSKPLDNGTKKLTFQLENYGFMQSKFDYCLFTKVTEKGLFCLLVYVDDVLLTGPCEKTISEIKSHLHSLFTIKDMGKARSFLGLEIFRSEAGTLISQSKYIKDIIADVGLTQAKPTNTPLPVGIKLNADVGEQLEDPGPYRRLLGRLLYLGFSRPDVCYGTQQLSQYMQFPCREHWNAALHLVRYLKGSINKGLFFNTQDNFELKAFCDADWATCEDTRRSLTGYYIFLRDFLVSRKTKKQNTVSRSSAEAEYRSMGTTAYELTWIHNLLKDFQINVPTPIEFYCDNQAALYITANPVFHERTKHIEIDCHLVRDKYKQGFIDSRHISTKDQLVDIFTKTLPGPKFMYLVSKLSLVNLLTSST, from the coding sequence ATGGCCTTAAGCAAGCCTCTAGACAATGGAACCAAGAAACTTACCTTTCAATTGGAAAATTATGGTTTCATGCAATCTAAGTTTGATTACTGTCTCTTTACAAAAGTTACTGAGAAgggattattttgtttgttggtttatgttgatgatgttCTTCTCACAGGCCCTTGTGAGAAAACTATATCAGAAATAAAGTCTCACTTACACAGCCTATTCACCATTAAGGATATGGGAAAGGCTAGGTCTTTTCTTGGTTTAGAAATTTTCAGGTCTGAAGCAGGAACTTTGATATCCCAAAGCAAGTACATCAAAGATATCATTGCAGATGTGGGGCTAACTCAAGCAAAACCAACAAATACACCATTACCTGTGGGTATTAAGCTAAATGCAGATGTAGGAGAACAATTAGAAGATCCAGGACCTTACAGAAGGCTGCTTGGGAGGCTACTGTATTTAGGATTTTCCAGACCAGATGTGTGTTATGGAACTCAACAGCTGAGCCAATACATGCAATTTCCCTGCAGAGAACATTGGAATGCAGCATTACATTTGGTCAGGTATTTGAAAGGAAGCATCAACAAAGGTCTATTCTTCAACACACAAGATAACTTTGAGCTAAAGGCTTTTTGTGATGCTGATTGGGCAACATGCGAAGACACCCGTAGATCCCTAACAGGttactatatttttcttaGAGATTTCCTAGTGTCAAGGAAAACCAAGAAGCAAAATACGGTTTCAAGGTCCTCAGCAGAGGCAGAATACAGAAGTATGGGAACAACTGCGTATGAGCTTACTTGGATACATAATTTGTTGAAGGATTTTCAGATTAATGTACCCACACCAATTGAGTTTTACTGCGACAACCAAGCTGCTCTATACATTACAGCAAATCCAGTGTTCCACGAAAGAACCAAGCACATTGAAATAGACTGCCATTTGGTGAGGGACAAATACAAACAGGGGTTCATTGATTCAAGACACATATCTACAAAAGATCAACTTGTAGACATTTTCACAAAGACCCTGCCAGGCCCTAAATTCATGTATCTTGTGTCCAAGTTGAGCCTTGTCAATTTATTGACAAGCTCCACTTGA
- the LOC105173318 gene encoding SPX domain-containing protein 3-like yields MKFGKRLKQQIEQSLPEWRDKFLSYKELKKLVKLISTAATLGRSMEDGVAEAEFIYLLNHEIEKFNAFFMENEEDFIIRHKELQQKMEEVIDKWGPKGSQPSEMEYKEEMAKIRKVIVNFHGEMVLLMNYSNINYTGLAKILKKYDKRTGGVLRLPFIQKVLEQPFFTTDLISKLIKECETTINSMLPPSESARIFHAERDHQAVPGEGIFRNTVAALLTMQEMRRGSSTYGHFSLPPLNLPDFEVIQSLQVIFPIQIP; encoded by the exons ATGAAGTTTGGGAAGAGATTGAAACAGCAAATCGAGCAGAGTTTGCCGGAGTGGCGGGACAAGTTTCTGTCGTACAAGGAGCTGAAGAAGCTCGTGAAATTGATTTCCACGGCGGCGACGTTGGGGAGGTCGATGGAGGACGGCGTGGCGGAGGCGGAGTTCATTTACCTTTTGAACCATGAGATAGAGAAATTCAATGCCTTCTTCATGGAGAACGAAGAGGATTTCATTATTCGACATAAG GAATTGCAACAGAAAATGGAAGAAGTGATAGATAAATGGGGGCCAAAAGGGAGTCAGCCATCAGAGATGGAATACAAAGAGGAGATGGCAAAGATTAGAAAAGTCATTGTCAATTTCCATGGTGAAATGGTCCTTCTCATGAATTACAGCAATATTAACTACACag GGTTGGCCAAAATCCTCAAGAAGTACGATAAGAGAACAGGCGGAGTTCTGCGGCTGCCGTTCATCCAGAAAGTCTTGGAACAGCCATTTTTCACGACGGATCTAATCTCGAAGCTCATCAAGGAGTGCGAAACCACCATCAACTCCATGCTGCCGCCGTCGGAATCCGCCCGAATATTCCACGCCGAAAGGGATCATCAGGCGGTGCCCGGAGAGGGAATATTCCGGAACACGGTGGCGGCACTTCTGACGATGCAGGAGATGAGAAGGGGCAGCTCTACGTACGGCCACTTCTCTCTGCCGCCGCTCAACTTGCCTGATTTTGAAGTCATACAGTCTTTGCAAGTTATTTTCCCTATACAAATCCCATga